The Pseudomonas eucalypticola genome has a window encoding:
- a CDS encoding WxcM-like domain-containing protein — protein sequence MTEAARDFFVHSHALCESQNIGKGTRVWAFAHILPEAKLGADCNVCDQVFIENDVVIGDRVTIKCGVQVWDGIEIEDDVFIGPNVTFTNDRFPRSKVYPETFAKTVIRKGASLGANCTILPGIVIDTNAMVGAGAVVTRSVPPNAIVVGNPAKIIGYVNAKPGSAQQEAVSGQAQPVIQTSVDQVTLHSLTEVTDIRGSLSVGEFDRAIPFNAERYFLVYDVPTAETRGEHAHRKCHQFLIAVKGTVHVVADDGVNREEFILDKPNTGIHLPPMTWGIQYRYSSDAVLLVFASHYYDSSDYIRNYDEFIKLKNSSR from the coding sequence AGGTACCCGAGTCTGGGCATTTGCCCACATCCTTCCAGAAGCGAAGCTCGGCGCCGACTGCAATGTGTGTGACCAGGTCTTCATCGAGAACGATGTGGTCATCGGTGACCGAGTGACCATCAAATGCGGCGTGCAGGTGTGGGACGGTATCGAGATTGAGGACGATGTATTCATCGGCCCTAACGTGACGTTCACCAACGACCGCTTTCCGCGCAGCAAAGTGTACCCTGAGACCTTCGCCAAGACGGTCATTCGCAAGGGCGCATCCCTTGGCGCCAACTGCACCATTCTGCCTGGCATTGTCATCGATACCAATGCAATGGTCGGCGCCGGCGCCGTCGTCACCCGCTCGGTTCCGCCAAACGCCATCGTCGTGGGCAACCCTGCCAAGATCATTGGCTATGTCAACGCCAAACCTGGCAGCGCCCAGCAGGAAGCCGTTTCAGGTCAAGCCCAGCCGGTGATCCAAACGTCCGTGGATCAGGTCACCCTGCACTCACTGACGGAGGTAACCGATATCCGCGGTAGCCTGTCGGTAGGTGAGTTCGACCGAGCCATTCCCTTCAACGCCGAGCGCTACTTCCTGGTATACGACGTCCCCACCGCGGAGACGCGAGGCGAGCATGCGCATCGCAAATGCCACCAATTCCTCATCGCGGTGAAAGGCACTGTGCACGTCGTGGCGGATGACGGCGTGAACCGCGAAGAGTTTATTCTCGATAAGCCGAACACAGGCATCCATCTGCCGCCAATGACGTGGGGCATACAATACCGTTACTCGAGCGACGCGGTATTACTCGTATTTGCCTCGCACTATTATGATTCGTCGGACTATATCCGCAATTACGACGAGTTCATCAAACTGAAGAACAGCAGCCGCTGA
- a CDS encoding GtrA family protein: MLRAVFDKLTHFSFIRFLMSGGFNTALTYAIYLLLLNLTSYQVSYSVAYGTGILIAFLLNRFFVFKTHQGLRSILLFPLVYVAQYLASLGILWVWIDQLHLDARLGPLAAIVLTIPLTYGLSKLIFGAQKPSD, translated from the coding sequence ATGCTTCGCGCCGTCTTCGACAAGCTGACGCATTTCAGCTTCATTCGTTTCCTGATGTCGGGCGGTTTCAACACCGCCCTCACCTACGCTATCTACCTGTTGCTTTTGAACCTGACGTCTTATCAGGTCAGCTATAGCGTGGCCTATGGGACGGGTATTCTGATTGCATTCTTGCTTAATCGCTTCTTTGTTTTCAAAACCCACCAGGGTTTGCGCTCTATCCTGCTCTTCCCGTTGGTCTATGTGGCCCAATACCTGGCAAGCCTGGGCATCCTCTGGGTATGGATAGACCAGTTGCATCTGGACGCCAGGCTAGGGCCCCTGGCCGCGATCGTGCTGACCATACCCCTGACTTATGGTCTCTCCAAGCTCATCTTCGGCGCTCAAAAGCCCAGCGACTGA
- a CDS encoding MraY family glycosyltransferase, which yields MIIWICVAVLLLSFAMTGLLRRYALARSLIDVPNERSSHSIPTPRGGGVSIVVTFLLAVPALASVGLASESSAIAYLGAGVLVSILGFADDHGHIAARWRLLGHFVAAGWALFWLGGLAPLATPWGQIDLGWSGAGLALVYLVWVLNLYNFMDGIDGLASAEAIFVCAGACLIYGVTGHTELIGYPLVMCTAVAGFLIWNFPPAKIFMGDAGSGFLGLIIGALALQGAWSNSAFLWSWLILLGVFVVDATWTLLHRLLRGDKVYQAHRSHAYQFASRHYVSHRTVTMGVVVINVCWLLPIAAWAAFNPAYGIAGLALAYAPLCLLAYRFKAGSRE from the coding sequence ATGATCATTTGGATTTGCGTCGCCGTTCTCCTTCTGTCGTTCGCCATGACCGGGCTGCTGCGGCGATACGCATTGGCACGAAGCTTGATAGACGTGCCCAATGAACGAAGCTCTCACTCGATTCCTACACCTCGCGGGGGTGGTGTTTCCATCGTCGTGACATTCCTGCTCGCCGTGCCGGCACTGGCGTCGGTCGGGCTCGCCAGCGAGTCTTCTGCAATAGCCTATCTGGGAGCGGGGGTACTGGTGTCGATTCTCGGTTTCGCAGATGACCATGGGCACATTGCTGCGCGCTGGCGCTTGCTGGGGCATTTCGTGGCGGCGGGGTGGGCGCTGTTCTGGCTGGGCGGCCTGGCTCCGCTGGCGACGCCGTGGGGTCAGATCGACCTTGGTTGGTCAGGGGCAGGGTTGGCACTGGTCTACCTCGTCTGGGTGCTGAACCTTTATAACTTCATGGATGGCATTGATGGCCTGGCAAGCGCCGAAGCGATTTTCGTGTGTGCCGGTGCTTGCCTGATCTATGGGGTGACCGGCCATACTGAATTGATCGGATACCCATTGGTGATGTGCACGGCGGTGGCCGGCTTCCTGATCTGGAATTTTCCGCCCGCGAAAATTTTCATGGGCGATGCTGGCAGCGGTTTCCTCGGGTTGATCATTGGTGCGCTGGCCTTGCAGGGGGCCTGGTCCAATAGCGCTTTCCTGTGGAGTTGGTTGATATTGCTAGGGGTGTTCGTGGTTGATGCCACGTGGACTTTGTTGCATCGGCTGTTGCGTGGGGACAAGGTGTATCAGGCTCACCGCAGCCACGCGTACCAATTCGCTTCGCGCCACTACGTCAGCCACCGCACGGTGACGATGGGCGTGGTGGTTATCAACGTGTGCTGGTTGTTGCCGATCGCGGCCTGGGCGGCGTTCAACCCTGCCTATGGTATTGCAGGGTTGGCGCTAGCCTACGCGCCGCTCTGCCTCTTGGCATATCGCTTCAAGGCAGGCAGTCGCGAGTAA
- a CDS encoding UDP-glucose 4-epimerase family protein, with the protein MSSTAVLVTGATGFVGGAIVRALEQIPLLSIISCVRGDAHSPARQFDLARPDCLPILTDIDVVVHCAARVHVMHETAGDALAAFRQANVDATLALARHAQASGVKRFIYLSSIKVNGEVTLPGRKFYADDAPAPQDAYGISKSEAETALMALAAEGGMQVVIIRPPLVYGPGVKANFLAMLRWVRRGVPLPLGAIDNRRSLVYLDNLVDLVRVCLQHPAAANQIFLASDQEPISTSRLLAVIADAMGRRARLLPVPVWMLGWAAGLLGRRGVLQRLTASLQVDIEKNNNLLGWTPPMRTVEGINRTVHYFMSQTRA; encoded by the coding sequence ATGAGTTCCACAGCTGTACTGGTGACCGGTGCCACGGGGTTTGTCGGGGGGGCGATAGTGCGCGCCCTCGAGCAGATACCATTGCTCAGTATCATTTCTTGCGTGCGGGGTGATGCGCACAGTCCTGCTCGCCAATTCGACCTGGCCCGGCCTGATTGTCTGCCCATTCTGACCGATATCGATGTGGTCGTTCACTGCGCGGCGCGAGTTCATGTGATGCATGAAACAGCGGGTGATGCGTTAGCGGCCTTTCGGCAAGCCAATGTCGACGCCACACTGGCGCTGGCTCGACATGCCCAAGCGAGCGGTGTGAAACGTTTCATCTATCTCAGTTCCATCAAGGTGAACGGTGAGGTGACCCTCCCGGGCCGGAAGTTTTATGCCGACGATGCACCGGCGCCTCAGGACGCCTATGGCATTTCCAAATCGGAGGCGGAAACCGCCTTAATGGCGTTGGCTGCCGAGGGCGGAATGCAGGTCGTAATCATCCGTCCCCCATTGGTGTACGGGCCCGGGGTTAAGGCTAACTTCCTGGCGATGCTGCGGTGGGTGCGCCGCGGCGTGCCATTGCCTCTGGGCGCCATAGATAACCGCCGCAGTCTGGTCTATCTGGATAACCTCGTGGACCTTGTGCGTGTCTGCCTACAGCACCCGGCAGCGGCCAATCAGATATTCCTGGCGAGTGATCAAGAACCCATTTCTACCTCACGGTTGCTCGCTGTTATCGCCGATGCCATGGGCAGGCGGGCTCGCTTGCTGCCCGTGCCTGTCTGGATGCTGGGGTGGGCTGCCGGGCTGCTGGGCAGACGTGGTGTACTTCAGCGACTAACGGCGTCCTTGCAGGTGGACATCGAAAAGAACAACAACCTGCTGGGCTGGACACCACCCATGCGAACGGTCGAAGGGATAAATCGTACTGTGCATTACTTCATGAGCCAGACCAGAGCATGA
- a CDS encoding glycosyltransferase, translating to MPMVKPRVAVLLAAYNGMRWIEQQLASIQAQHQVDVTIFISVDLSSDDTQAWCEGYARQHSNAQVLASPGRLGGAGRNFFRLFRDVDISPFDFIALSDQDDLWHPDKLQRATEYLLFSEPQAYSSNVTAFWPDGRRRLLDKAQPQVAWDHLFEAAGPGCTYVLAAPLASAFKVHLCAHWDAAQAITLHDWFIYAFARSHGYGWYIDSRPGLDYRQHPHNQVGANVGLKSLLQRLSRIRDGWWFGQVALISQLIGRPWAVLPGNGNLSRRTLLALFSYATQCRRRRRDQWMFRLACLLATFTAGYEG from the coding sequence ATGCCAATGGTAAAGCCACGCGTCGCCGTACTGTTGGCCGCTTATAATGGGATGCGTTGGATCGAACAGCAGCTGGCCTCGATCCAGGCGCAGCACCAAGTTGATGTAACGATATTCATCAGCGTCGACCTTTCCAGCGATGATACCCAAGCCTGGTGCGAGGGATATGCGCGTCAGCATAGCAACGCTCAGGTGTTGGCTTCGCCCGGCCGGCTGGGCGGGGCAGGGCGGAACTTCTTCCGCCTGTTCCGAGACGTGGACATCTCGCCTTTCGATTTCATCGCATTATCCGATCAGGATGATCTCTGGCATCCAGATAAGCTTCAGCGTGCCACCGAATATCTGTTGTTCAGCGAACCGCAAGCCTACTCCAGCAATGTCACTGCGTTCTGGCCGGATGGTCGCCGCCGCCTGTTGGACAAGGCGCAGCCACAGGTTGCATGGGACCATCTGTTCGAAGCGGCAGGGCCTGGTTGCACCTACGTGCTGGCAGCTCCCTTGGCGAGCGCCTTCAAGGTGCACTTATGTGCGCATTGGGATGCCGCGCAGGCTATTACGCTGCATGATTGGTTTATCTATGCCTTTGCGCGCAGTCACGGGTACGGCTGGTACATTGATTCTCGCCCAGGCCTGGATTACCGACAGCATCCTCACAACCAGGTGGGCGCCAACGTAGGGCTCAAGTCGCTGCTGCAAAGACTCTCGCGTATCCGTGATGGTTGGTGGTTTGGTCAGGTCGCGCTTATTTCGCAATTGATTGGGCGGCCTTGGGCGGTGCTCCCCGGGAACGGCAATCTCTCGCGGCGAACCCTGCTTGCCTTGTTCTCCTATGCGACGCAGTGCCGGCGTAGGCGCCGTGACCAGTGGATGTTTCGGCTGGCCTGCCTTCTGGCGACATTCACGGCGGGGTACGAGGGATGA
- a CDS encoding lipopolysaccharide assembly protein LapA domain-containing protein: MGRLRRLLLVVLVLIVAAAGVVFAIENPQPVSIVVLGRSAPQLPVSLLLTLAFLMGMIIAPIFTALVLLRRRRLPGKGL; the protein is encoded by the coding sequence GTGGGAAGGTTGAGAAGGCTTCTGCTGGTTGTATTGGTACTAATCGTGGCGGCAGCCGGAGTGGTATTCGCAATAGAAAACCCACAACCGGTTTCTATCGTTGTCCTGGGGCGATCTGCGCCGCAACTTCCGGTCTCTCTTCTACTGACTCTCGCCTTCCTTATGGGCATGATCATTGCTCCGATCTTTACGGCGCTAGTATTGCTTCGGCGTCGGCGGCTTCCCGGTAAAGGCTTGTGA
- the ihfB gene encoding integration host factor subunit beta produces the protein MTKSELIDRIVTHQGLLSSKDVELAIKTMLEQMSQCLATGDRIEIRGFGSFSLHYRAPRVGRNPKTGQSVSLDGKFVPHFKPGKELRDRVNEDEEHEHA, from the coding sequence ATGACGAAATCTGAACTGATCGACCGTATTGTCACCCATCAAGGCTTGCTCTCATCCAAGGATGTGGAGCTGGCTATCAAGACCATGCTTGAACAGATGTCACAGTGCTTGGCGACCGGGGACCGCATTGAGATTCGTGGGTTCGGCAGCTTCTCGTTGCACTATCGCGCGCCGCGGGTGGGGCGTAACCCGAAGACTGGGCAGTCAGTCAGTCTGGATGGGAAGTTTGTGCCTCATTTCAAGCCGGGGAAGGAGTTGCGGGATCGGGTCAATGAGGATGAAGAACATGAGCACGCGTGA
- a CDS encoding cold-shock protein, whose amino-acid sequence MATGKVKWFNNDKGFGFITVDGGGPDVFVHFKEIKVDGFKSLAENQAVSFDIDTNGPKGPQAKGVTPL is encoded by the coding sequence ATGGCTACCGGTAAAGTTAAATGGTTCAACAACGACAAGGGCTTTGGGTTCATCACGGTTGATGGCGGTGGTCCTGACGTGTTTGTGCACTTCAAGGAAATCAAGGTCGATGGCTTCAAGTCCCTGGCTGAAAACCAGGCGGTTTCTTTCGACATTGATACCAATGGGCCGAAAGGGCCGCAAGCCAAAGGTGTGACGCCGCTCTGA
- a CDS encoding cold-shock protein gives MEKHADEPLDSSRAGIGYITNDADGREIFFRVKSSVEGGPTFLPGQAVTYEVQEGPDGRLYAINIEVVE, from the coding sequence ATGGAAAAGCACGCGGATGAGCCGCTCGACTCCAGCAGGGCGGGTATCGGGTACATCACCAATGACGCCGATGGCCGTGAGATCTTCTTCAGGGTCAAATCCAGCGTGGAGGGTGGCCCCACCTTTCTTCCAGGCCAGGCCGTTACCTACGAGGTCCAGGAGGGCCCGGACGGCAGGCTTTATGCAATCAACATCGAGGTTGTGGAGTGA
- a CDS encoding cold-shock protein — MPTGTVKWFNNDKGFGFISSESGNDLFVHYKAIKAPGYKSLTEGQRVTFTVERTAKGEQAIDVENE; from the coding sequence ATGCCGACGGGCACAGTCAAATGGTTCAACAACGACAAGGGGTTTGGCTTTATCTCATCCGAGAGCGGCAATGACCTGTTCGTCCATTACAAGGCCATCAAGGCGCCGGGCTACAAGAGCCTGACGGAAGGCCAGAGGGTTACCTTCACGGTCGAGCGCACAGCCAAAGGTGAGCAGGCGATCGACGTCGAAAACGAGTAG
- the rpsA gene encoding 30S ribosomal protein S1 produces MSESFAELFEESLKTLNLQPGAIITGIVVDIDGDWVTVHAGLKSEGVIPLEQFYNEAGELTIKVGDEVHVALDAVEDGFGETKLSREKAKRAECWIVLEAAFAAEEVVKGVINGKVKGGFTVDVNGIRAFLPGSLVDVRPVRDTTHLEGKELEFKVIKLDQKRNNVVVSRRSVLEAENSAEREALLESLQEGQQVKGIVKNLTDYGAFVDLGGVDGLLHITDMAWKRIKHPSEVVNVGDEIDVKVLKYDRERNRVSLGFKQLGEDPWVAIKARYPENTRVMARVTNLTDYGCFAELEEGVEGLVHVSEMDWTNKNIHPSKVVQVGDEVEVMVLDIDEERRRISLGIKQCKSNPWEDFSGQFNKGDEISGTIKSITDFGIFIGLDGGIDGLVHLSDISWNEAGEEAVRRYKKGDELNTVILSVDPERERISLGIKQLESDPFSNYVAVNDKGAIVRGTVKEVDAKGAIITLADDIEATLKASEISRDRVEDARNVLKEGEEVEAKIISVDRKSRVINLSIKSKDVEDEKEAIQSLRDKPAASDIATGPTTLGDLLRAQMEKQN; encoded by the coding sequence ATGAGCGAAAGCTTTGCAGAACTCTTTGAAGAAAGCCTGAAAACCCTCAACCTTCAACCAGGTGCGATCATCACCGGTATCGTTGTCGATATCGACGGTGACTGGGTTACTGTCCACGCTGGTCTGAAGTCCGAGGGCGTCATCCCGCTCGAGCAGTTCTACAACGAAGCTGGCGAGCTGACCATCAAGGTCGGTGACGAAGTTCACGTTGCGCTGGACGCGGTCGAAGACGGCTTTGGCGAAACCAAGCTGTCCCGTGAAAAAGCCAAGCGCGCCGAGTGCTGGATTGTTCTGGAAGCAGCTTTCGCCGCCGAAGAAGTGGTCAAGGGCGTTATCAACGGTAAGGTTAAAGGCGGCTTCACTGTCGACGTTAACGGCATCCGTGCGTTCCTGCCTGGTTCCCTGGTTGATGTCCGTCCGGTTCGTGATACCACGCACCTGGAAGGCAAAGAGCTGGAATTCAAGGTCATCAAGCTGGACCAGAAGCGCAACAACGTTGTCGTTTCCCGTCGCAGCGTCCTGGAAGCAGAGAACTCGGCCGAGCGCGAAGCTCTGCTGGAATCGCTGCAGGAAGGCCAGCAAGTCAAGGGTATCGTCAAGAACCTCACCGACTACGGCGCCTTCGTGGACCTGGGCGGCGTGGACGGCCTGCTGCACATCACCGACATGGCCTGGAAGCGCATCAAGCACCCTTCCGAAGTGGTCAACGTTGGCGACGAGATCGACGTCAAGGTTCTGAAGTACGATCGCGAGCGCAACCGCGTTTCCCTGGGCTTCAAGCAACTGGGTGAAGACCCATGGGTTGCTATCAAGGCTCGTTACCCAGAGAACACCCGCGTCATGGCGCGCGTGACCAACCTGACCGACTACGGCTGCTTCGCTGAGCTGGAAGAAGGCGTTGAAGGTCTGGTACACGTTTCCGAAATGGACTGGACCAACAAGAACATCCACCCTTCGAAAGTCGTACAAGTCGGCGACGAAGTGGAAGTCATGGTTCTGGACATCGACGAAGAGCGTCGTCGTATCTCCCTGGGCATCAAGCAGTGCAAGTCGAACCCATGGGAAGACTTCTCTGGCCAGTTCAACAAGGGCGACGAAATCTCCGGCACCATCAAGTCGATCACCGATTTCGGTATCTTCATTGGTCTGGACGGCGGCATCGACGGTCTGGTTCACCTGTCCGACATCTCCTGGAACGAAGCTGGCGAAGAAGCAGTACGCCGCTACAAGAAAGGCGATGAGCTGAACACCGTGATCCTGTCGGTTGATCCAGAGCGTGAGCGTATCTCCCTGGGCATCAAGCAACTGGAAAGCGATCCGTTCTCCAACTACGTTGCTGTCAACGACAAAGGCGCTATCGTTCGCGGTACCGTTAAAGAAGTTGACGCCAAGGGCGCCATCATCACCCTGGCCGACGACATCGAAGCCACTCTGAAAGCTTCCGAAATCAGCCGTGACCGCGTTGAAGACGCGCGTAACGTCCTGAAGGAAGGCGAAGAAGTCGAAGCCAAGATCATCAGCGTTGACCGCAAGTCGCGCGTGATCAACTTGTCCATCAAGTCGAAAGACGTTGAAGACGAGAAAGAAGCAATCCAGAGCCTGCGCGACAAGCCAGCTGCTTCGGACATCGCAACCGGTCCAACCACCCTGGGTGACCTGCTGCGTGCTCAAATGGAAAAGCAGAACTAA
- the cmk gene encoding (d)CMP kinase — protein sequence MISHAPVITIDGPSGSGKGTVAGILAKRLGWNLLDSGALYRLLAFNAGNHGVALDNEVLLAQLAAHLDVQFIAATEGQLQRIILEGDEVSTVIRTETAGAGASKVAALPAVREALLQRQRAFREAPGLIADGRDMGTVVFPDAPLKVFLTASAEERARRRYLQLKGKGEDVSLSSLLDEIRARDERDTQRAVAPLKPAADAIQLDSTELSIEQVLERIMSEIAIRDIAG from the coding sequence GTGATTTCCCACGCGCCAGTAATTACCATCGACGGCCCTAGTGGCTCTGGCAAGGGCACCGTGGCCGGCATCCTGGCCAAGCGCCTGGGCTGGAACCTGCTTGACTCCGGCGCCTTGTACCGCCTGCTGGCCTTCAATGCCGGCAACCATGGCGTGGCCCTGGACAATGAAGTGCTGCTGGCTCAGCTTGCCGCTCATCTGGATGTTCAGTTCATCGCCGCGACCGAAGGTCAGCTGCAACGCATCATTCTGGAAGGCGATGAAGTCAGCACCGTCATCCGCACTGAAACCGCCGGCGCCGGCGCGTCGAAAGTCGCGGCCCTGCCGGCCGTGCGCGAAGCCTTGCTGCAGCGCCAGCGCGCCTTTCGCGAGGCCCCGGGGCTGATCGCCGACGGCCGTGACATGGGCACCGTGGTGTTCCCCGATGCGCCATTGAAGGTCTTCCTGACCGCCAGTGCCGAGGAGCGTGCGCGTCGACGTTACTTGCAGTTGAAGGGCAAAGGCGAAGATGTTAGTCTGTCGAGTCTGCTAGATGAGATACGTGCGCGTGATGAACGCGACACCCAGCGAGCGGTGGCCCCGCTCAAACCGGCGGCCGACGCCATTCAGCTGGATTCCACGGAATTGTCCATCGAGCAGGTGCTGGAACGCATCATGAGCGAAATCGCAATCCGCGATATCGCCGGGTGA
- a CDS encoding bifunctional prephenate dehydrogenase/3-phosphoshikimate 1-carboxyvinyltransferase — translation MIGRLVVVGLGLIGGSFAKGVRESGLCGEVVGLDLDPQSRKLAVELGVVDRCEEDLAAACQGADVIQLAVPILAMEKLLGMLARLDLGDAILTDVGSAKGNVVRAAREVLAPRQLLNFVPGHPIAGSEQSGVEASNAELFRRHKVILTPLDETSPRALSVVDALWRALGADVEHMAIERHDEVLAATSHLPHLLAFGLVDSLAKRNENLDIFRYAAGGFRDFTRIAGSDPVMWHDIFLANRDAVLRTLDTFRSDLDVLREAVAAGDGHHMLGVFTRARVAREHFGKILARRAYMDKRAVKGLNFLAQPGGRLSGSVRMPGDKSISHRSIMLGSLAQGMTEVEGFLEGEDALATLQAFRDMGVVIEGPHHGRLVIHGVGLHGLQPAPGPLYVGNSGTSMRLLAGLLAAQRFDSQLTGDASLSRRPMSRVTAPLQAMGARIEAGADGLPPLTLQGGQRLRAIDYTLPMASAQVKSSLLLAGLYAEGETRVTEPAPTRDHTERMLQGFGYPVAVQGATVALASGHGLAATRIEVPGDISSAAFFLVAASIAEGSDLVLEHVGINPTRTGVIDILKLMGADISLHNLREVGGEPVADLQVRSAVLKGIEIPEALVPLAIDEFPVLFVAAACAQGRTVLRGAQELRVKESDRIQVMADGLSALGVTCQPTEDGIIIDGGALRGGEIQAHGDHRIAMAFSVAALRASGPVRILDCANVATSFPNFLALCGQVGIRVTEEGKS, via the coding sequence TTGATCGGCCGTCTGGTGGTCGTCGGCCTGGGGCTGATTGGTGGTTCCTTCGCCAAGGGCGTGCGCGAAAGCGGCCTGTGCGGCGAAGTGGTGGGCCTGGACCTGGATCCGCAGTCGCGCAAGCTGGCGGTGGAACTGGGGGTGGTCGACCGCTGTGAAGAAGACCTGGCTGCCGCTTGCCAGGGGGCTGACGTGATCCAGTTGGCCGTGCCCATCCTGGCCATGGAAAAACTCCTGGGCATGCTGGCGCGGCTCGACCTGGGCGACGCGATACTCACCGACGTGGGCAGCGCCAAGGGCAATGTCGTGCGCGCCGCCCGCGAGGTGCTGGCGCCGCGGCAGTTGCTCAACTTCGTGCCCGGCCATCCGATCGCCGGCTCCGAGCAGAGCGGGGTAGAGGCCTCCAACGCCGAGCTGTTCCGCCGCCACAAAGTCATCCTGACGCCGCTGGACGAAACCTCGCCCCGCGCGCTGTCGGTGGTGGATGCGCTGTGGCGTGCCCTGGGGGCGGACGTCGAGCACATGGCCATCGAGCGCCACGACGAAGTCCTGGCCGCCACCAGCCACTTGCCGCATTTGCTGGCTTTCGGCCTGGTGGACTCGTTGGCCAAGCGCAACGAAAACCTCGACATCTTCCGCTACGCCGCCGGCGGTTTTCGCGACTTTACCCGTATCGCAGGCAGCGATCCGGTGATGTGGCATGACATCTTCCTGGCCAACCGCGATGCCGTGCTGCGCACCCTGGACACCTTCCGCAGTGACCTGGATGTGCTGCGCGAGGCCGTGGCCGCCGGTGATGGTCACCATATGCTGGGGGTGTTTACCCGTGCCCGGGTGGCGCGCGAACATTTCGGCAAGATCCTCGCCCGTCGGGCGTATATGGACAAGCGCGCGGTCAAGGGCTTGAACTTCCTTGCGCAACCGGGCGGCCGCCTGTCGGGCAGCGTGCGCATGCCAGGCGATAAATCCATTTCCCATCGCTCGATCATGCTGGGCTCCCTTGCGCAAGGCATGACCGAAGTCGAAGGCTTCCTTGAAGGTGAGGATGCACTGGCTACCCTGCAGGCGTTCCGCGACATGGGGGTGGTCATCGAGGGGCCGCACCATGGTCGGCTGGTCATTCATGGTGTTGGCCTGCACGGGTTGCAGCCGGCGCCAGGCCCCCTCTATGTCGGCAATTCGGGTACGTCCATGCGCCTGCTGGCGGGGCTGTTGGCCGCCCAGCGCTTCGATAGCCAACTGACCGGGGATGCTTCGTTGTCGCGCCGGCCAATGAGTCGCGTCACCGCGCCGCTGCAGGCCATGGGGGCGCGCATCGAGGCCGGTGCCGACGGTTTGCCGCCATTGACCCTTCAAGGCGGCCAGCGCCTGCGGGCCATTGATTACACCTTGCCCATGGCCAGCGCCCAGGTCAAATCCAGCCTGCTGCTGGCCGGCCTGTATGCCGAGGGCGAAACCCGCGTCACCGAGCCAGCGCCGACCCGCGACCATACCGAGCGCATGCTGCAGGGCTTCGGCTACCCGGTGGCTGTCCAGGGTGCCACGGTGGCGTTGGCATCGGGCCACGGCCTGGCGGCCACGCGCATTGAAGTGCCGGGGGATATCTCCTCGGCGGCGTTCTTCCTGGTAGCCGCCTCCATCGCCGAAGGCTCCGACCTGGTGCTGGAACATGTAGGGATCAACCCGACGCGCACCGGCGTCATCGATATCCTCAAGCTGATGGGGGCTGACATCAGCCTGCACAACCTGCGTGAGGTCGGCGGCGAGCCCGTGGCCGACCTGCAGGTGCGCTCAGCCGTGCTCAAGGGGATCGAGATTCCCGAGGCGCTGGTGCCCCTGGCCATCGATGAGTTCCCGGTGCTGTTCGTCGCCGCCGCCTGCGCCCAGGGTCGCACCGTGCTACGCGGTGCCCAGGAGCTGCGGGTGAAGGAATCGGACCGCATCCAGGTCATGGCCGATGGTCTGAGTGCCCTGGGTGTAACCTGTCAGCCAACCGAAGATGGCATAATCATCGACGGTGGCGCGCTGCGCGGCGGCGAAATCCAGGCCCACGGCGATCACCGCATCGCCATGGCCTTCAGTGTGGCGGCGTTGCGGGCCAGCGGGCCGGTGCGCATCCTCGATTGCGCCAATGTCGCCACCTCCTTTCCCAACTTCCTGGCGCTGTGTGGCCAGGTCGGGATCCGTGTAACCGAAGAGGGCAAGTCGTGA